In the Alkaliphilus oremlandii OhILAs genome, one interval contains:
- a CDS encoding DUF1062 domain-containing protein translates to MENRLRLTWNIYNGEIAIEERYCHNCGKKVEFKDSLRRRQNANGKNIYHFAIYKCLKGHSWNKQLDIFKAKPGLENDSEEFFDQESQFDEIVIGQFKQERITNVEIYMNTLQKKVRIDKFLSSKIQDMTREKIVDLINLGFIKINDKEVRSKANLKEKDVIDLLISEF, encoded by the coding sequence ATGGAGAACAGATTAAGATTAACTTGGAATATATACAATGGAGAAATAGCTATAGAAGAGCGGTATTGCCACAATTGTGGAAAGAAAGTTGAATTTAAGGATTCTCTAAGGAGAAGACAGAATGCAAATGGAAAAAATATATACCATTTTGCAATTTATAAATGCTTAAAAGGCCATTCATGGAATAAACAACTAGACATATTTAAAGCAAAACCGGGTCTAGAAAATGACTCTGAAGAATTTTTTGATCAAGAAAGTCAATTTGACGAAATTGTTATAGGGCAATTCAAGCAAGAGCGGATTACGAATGTAGAAATCTATATGAATACCTTACAGAAAAAAGTAAGAATCGATAAATTTCTATCTTCAAAAATTCAGGATATGACGAGAGAAAAGATTGTCGATCTCATTAACTTAGGTTTTATAAAAATTAATGATAAAGAGGTAAGGTCGAAAGCCAATTTAAAAGAAAAGGATGTCATAGACTTACTCATAAGTGAATTCTAG
- a CDS encoding putative RNA methyltransferase gives MKLNKLEKSRVLFSKNIEIFRCAICKDHMMVKNNNSLICSNGHCFDISRKGYVNLINRSSNQVYNQELFEARNKIYLRGCYDPLTKELIHLIELYLPMNHQKYILDAGCGEGYYLNQISKDKKLYGTSNFVGIDLSKEGIRMATRGNSKILWCISDLANMPLKSDKMDVILNILSPANYEEFVRVLKKDGIVIKVIPEPQYLKEIRALLGDRIKRDHYSNENVMRVFQSHLGLIAEKKLNYQWEINESDLRNLIKMTPMTSRLTAEEIETLVIRKISSITIDLKILVGQYKS, from the coding sequence ATGAAATTAAATAAATTAGAAAAAAGTAGAGTATTATTTTCTAAAAACATCGAAATATTTCGATGCGCTATTTGTAAGGATCATATGATGGTAAAGAATAACAATAGTTTGATTTGCAGCAATGGTCATTGCTTTGATATCTCTAGAAAAGGTTATGTGAATTTAATCAATAGAAGCAGCAATCAAGTTTATAATCAAGAATTGTTTGAAGCCAGAAATAAAATATACCTTAGGGGCTGCTATGACCCATTAACGAAGGAATTGATTCATTTAATCGAATTGTATCTACCGATGAATCATCAGAAATATATTTTAGATGCTGGATGTGGAGAAGGATACTATTTAAATCAAATATCTAAAGATAAAAAACTCTATGGTACATCAAACTTTGTAGGCATTGATCTATCAAAGGAAGGTATCCGTATGGCCACAAGGGGAAATAGCAAGATCCTTTGGTGTATTTCAGATTTAGCAAATATGCCCTTGAAAAGCGATAAAATGGATGTGATATTGAACATACTGTCCCCAGCCAATTACGAAGAATTTGTCAGGGTTTTGAAGAAGGATGGCATCGTAATTAAGGTGATTCCAGAACCTCAATATTTAAAAGAAATTCGGGCACTTTTAGGGGATCGAATAAAAAGAGACCATTATTCCAATGAAAATGTAATGAGGGTTTTTCAATCGCATTTAGGTTTGATCGCTGAGAAAAAATTGAACTATCAATGGGAGATTAATGAATCGGATTTAAGGAATTTAATAAAAATGACCCCCATGACATCAAGATTGACGGCAGAAGAAATAGAGACTTTAGTGATAAGAAAGATATCCAGTATTACCATCGATCTGAAAATTTTAGTGGGTCAATATAAATCGTAA